One window of Verrucomicrobiia bacterium genomic DNA carries:
- a CDS encoding glycosyl hydrolase 53 family protein — MQRIVWSLLVAGIVVATSHVSGAEFIAGADMSHLPFFESRGVVYRDNGQARDALDLLKVRGINCVRLRLFTSSAAQAANNPYNYINNLDYTLPLAIRAKNAGFQILLDFHYSDTWADPGHQQKPAAWSGLTFSELVQQMRSYNSNTIAAFDAAGVMPEYVQVGNEITGGMLFPDGANTNSSQWNKLAQLMSAAINGIKDAAGTNMPKIVVHIDRGARWDTTQWFFDNLAQRSVPFDIIGQSYYPWWHGTLPAFENCLTNTVRRFNKPVLIAETAFPWTNSTNIFGIPATTNGQVEFVAELAKIIKRLPPGKAAGVVWWGTEYQQVNGVPTASFQYKSFFRTGGNILPVAAVFGQLAAPAQLQAAADPAGLRLEWPVGGAGMELRSASGLDVADNWSPVTNPVQSAGGTFSTVVPLESGQRFFRLEKN, encoded by the coding sequence GTGCAAAGAATCGTTTGGTCGCTGTTGGTCGCGGGCATCGTGGTCGCAACCAGTCACGTTTCCGGTGCGGAGTTCATCGCCGGAGCTGACATGTCGCACCTCCCGTTTTTTGAGAGCCGAGGCGTCGTTTATCGTGACAATGGTCAGGCCCGCGATGCTCTGGATCTTCTCAAGGTTCGCGGCATCAACTGCGTCCGCCTCCGTCTGTTCACCAGCAGCGCAGCACAGGCGGCAAACAATCCCTACAACTACATCAACAACCTGGATTACACGCTGCCCCTCGCGATTCGTGCGAAGAATGCCGGGTTCCAGATCCTTCTCGATTTTCATTACTCCGATACCTGGGCCGACCCCGGCCATCAGCAGAAACCAGCCGCGTGGAGCGGCCTTACCTTTTCTGAGCTTGTGCAGCAGATGCGCAGCTACAACAGCAACACAATTGCTGCATTTGATGCCGCGGGTGTGATGCCGGAATACGTCCAGGTCGGAAACGAAATCACGGGAGGCATGCTGTTCCCCGATGGCGCCAACACCAACAGCTCCCAATGGAACAAACTTGCGCAGTTGATGTCGGCTGCAATCAACGGCATCAAGGACGCCGCGGGAACAAACATGCCGAAGATTGTGGTGCACATCGATCGGGGAGCGCGCTGGGACACGACACAATGGTTTTTCGACAACCTGGCCCAGCGCTCCGTGCCATTCGATATCATTGGCCAAAGTTATTATCCATGGTGGCACGGCACACTGCCGGCATTTGAGAATTGCCTGACCAACACGGTCCGGCGTTTCAACAAGCCGGTTCTGATCGCGGAGACTGCGTTTCCCTGGACGAATTCCACAAACATCTTCGGCATTCCTGCAACGACGAACGGCCAGGTGGAATTCGTTGCCGAACTGGCGAAGATCATCAAGCGCCTGCCTCCCGGCAAGGCCGCGGGCGTTGTTTGGTGGGGAACGGAATACCAGCAGGTGAACGGCGTTCCCACCGCGAGTTTCCAGTACAAATCGTTCTTCCGAACGGGAGGAAATATCCTTCCTGTAGCAGCCGTGTTTGGCCAGCTGGCTGCGCCCGCGCAACTTCAGGCGGCCGCCGATCCCGCGGGCTTGCGGCTTGAATGGCCCGTCGGGGGCGCAGGCATGGAACTGAGGAGTGCCTCGGGTCTGGATGTCGCCGACAACTGGTCGCCTGTGACAAACCCGGTGCAGAGCGCCGGCGGAACGTTCAGCACCGTCGTGCCGCTCGAAAGCGGGCAGCGCTTTTTCAGACTGGAAAAGAATTGA
- a CDS encoding PEP-CTERM sorting domain-containing protein (PEP-CTERM proteins occur, often in large numbers, in the proteomes of bacteria that also encode an exosortase, a predicted intramembrane cysteine proteinase. The presence of a PEP-CTERM domain at a protein's C-terminus predicts cleavage within the sorting domain, followed by covalent anchoring to some some component of the (usually Gram-negative) cell surface. Many PEP-CTERM proteins exhibit an unusual sequence composition that includes large numbers of potential glycosylation sites. Expression of one such protein has been shown restore the ability of a bacterium to form floc, a type of biofilm.) produces MKPATASLSAAALACSISLASAASYPDATGDFTGGSGFLDMTSATVNNDASVLTFTINLASDPSVSGNDWATHLIGFDTAAAGSGNISGPGGWGKDIQMSSGGMNFFIGNWLNNGGGNPAGATLYSWDGAAWNAVTSTGGANPFNITAAVDTTAVTISLEYAALGLSPGDSFNFDIYSSTSGGDNVLDALGSNAPLSWNSAPYDSGSGVLPYTIAAIPEPGALSLLSAGALLFLRRRLN; encoded by the coding sequence ATGAAACCTGCAACCGCCTCTTTGTCGGCAGCCGCGCTCGCCTGCTCCATCTCCCTCGCGTCCGCCGCCAGTTACCCGGACGCCACTGGTGATTTTACTGGGGGATCCGGCTTTCTGGACATGACTTCAGCAACCGTGAACAACGATGCCAGCGTGCTGACGTTCACGATCAATCTCGCTTCCGATCCGTCGGTTTCTGGAAATGATTGGGCAACGCACCTCATCGGCTTCGATACGGCGGCGGCTGGAAGTGGCAACATCAGCGGCCCTGGCGGTTGGGGAAAAGACATCCAGATGAGCAGCGGCGGAATGAATTTTTTCATCGGGAACTGGTTGAACAACGGCGGCGGCAATCCTGCCGGCGCGACACTCTACAGTTGGGATGGCGCGGCGTGGAATGCCGTCACGTCCACGGGCGGAGCAAACCCGTTCAACATCACTGCTGCCGTTGACACGACTGCTGTGACGATCTCGCTCGAATACGCAGCGCTCGGACTCAGCCCTGGCGACAGTTTCAATTTCGACATCTATTCCTCAACTTCAGGTGGCGACAACGTTCTCGACGCCTTGGGCAGCAACGCCCCGCTGTCATGGAACAGTGCTCCCTACGATTCGGGGTCGGGTGTCCTCCCCTACACCATTGCGGCGATTCCTGAACCCGGCGCGTTGAGCCTTCTGTCCGCTGGCGCGCTGCTGTTCTTGCGTCGGCGCCTGAACTAA
- a CDS encoding response regulator transcription factor produces the protein MKPGVTRIAIVEDNRIIRESLAEFVQGDPECQCVCVCATGEEALKTIPKHQPDMVLMDIQLPGMSGIECTAQLKQMLPALQIIMVTVYEDTDRIFKALRAGACGYLLKRCSPDEVVQAVREVRQGGAPMSREIARKVIFSFQEPVAAAAEVEELSKRETQILELLAQGFSNKEIAERVGVSDGTVRWHLRHIYHKLHVRSRTEAALKFHSARSGN, from the coding sequence ATGAAACCCGGAGTCACACGCATCGCGATCGTGGAGGACAACAGGATTATTCGAGAGAGCCTCGCGGAATTTGTCCAGGGCGATCCCGAATGCCAATGCGTCTGCGTCTGCGCCACGGGCGAGGAAGCGCTGAAAACCATTCCAAAACATCAACCCGACATGGTGCTGATGGACATTCAATTGCCGGGCATGTCTGGCATTGAATGTACCGCGCAGCTGAAGCAAATGCTGCCCGCGCTCCAAATCATCATGGTAACGGTTTACGAAGACACCGATCGCATCTTCAAGGCTCTCCGCGCTGGCGCCTGTGGTTATCTTCTGAAACGCTGCAGTCCTGACGAGGTGGTGCAGGCCGTTCGGGAAGTCCGGCAGGGGGGCGCGCCGATGTCGCGGGAAATTGCGCGGAAGGTGATTTTCTCGTTTCAGGAACCGGTGGCCGCCGCGGCGGAAGTCGAGGAACTCTCGAAGCGCGAAACGCAGATTCTCGAGCTTCTAGCGCAGGGCTTTTCAAACAAGGAAATCGCTGAGCGCGTCGGCGTCAGCGACGGAACGGTGCGCTGGCATCTGCGTCACATTTACCACAAGCTCCATGTTCGCTCGCGCACGGAGGCTGCGCTCAAGTTCCACTCGGCGCGTTCGGGCAACTGA
- a CDS encoding type II secretion system protein, whose translation MNPLLNGVVLKNRLAFTLIELLVVIAIIAVLAAMLLPSLSRAKFKAKEISCTSNYRQWGIVTSMYAGDDKQGRFPSYPVPGSGRNAWDVSIDMAPGLQPYGLTAPLWFCPTRPAEFDEANRWSQSTLNRPITSINDLNRYLASRFNNTFAILNHAWWVPRRSGGVLFPAPGANARLTNGWPTRIEDASAAIQPILTDYCFAPGEQKDTARAGAGHSIGNKVLSVNLAFADGHVETRPFKQIQWQYYGNTTAFY comes from the coding sequence GTGAATCCATTGCTCAACGGCGTGGTCCTGAAAAACCGCCTGGCCTTCACCCTGATTGAACTGCTGGTAGTGATTGCCATCATTGCGGTGCTCGCTGCAATGCTGTTGCCCTCACTCTCACGCGCGAAATTCAAGGCGAAGGAAATCAGCTGCACCTCGAATTATCGCCAATGGGGCATCGTCACGAGCATGTATGCGGGCGATGACAAGCAAGGCAGGTTCCCTTCGTACCCTGTGCCAGGGTCCGGCCGGAATGCATGGGACGTGTCGATCGACATGGCGCCAGGCCTGCAGCCCTATGGCCTGACAGCCCCACTCTGGTTTTGTCCGACGCGGCCCGCGGAATTCGATGAAGCCAACCGCTGGTCCCAATCCACATTGAACCGGCCGATCACATCCATCAACGACCTCAATCGATATCTTGCGTCCCGCTTCAACAACACGTTCGCCATCCTCAACCATGCCTGGTGGGTTCCGCGGAGGAGTGGCGGCGTGCTGTTTCCGGCTCCCGGGGCGAACGCGCGACTGACCAATGGCTGGCCAACCCGGATCGAGGATGCCAGCGCCGCGATTCAGCCGATCCTGACAGATTATTGCTTTGCACCCGGGGAACAGAAGGACACTGCGCGGGCCGGCGCCGGGCATTCGATTGGCAACAAGGTCTTGTCCGTCAACCTCGCTTTTGCCGACGGGCACGTGGAAACCCGGCCTTTCAAGCAGATCCAGTGGCAATACTACGGGAATACGACTGCGTTTTACTAA
- the prsK gene encoding XrtA/PEP-CTERM system histidine kinase PrsK, with protein MTSTATVSLASALVSGLLALAVIVRGRRSPANWLFCGGMVGLACDSLFFGLSHRSAAPDEILFWHKLSFASKAILPGLWLGFSLTYSRGNYRDFLTRWRLPLMLAFFLPVVLVTAFWDDLIRELKLTEDGRPYWLGCGLSGNALHVVLLVSLVVVLMNLEKTFRTAVGTLRWRIKFVVLGLCVIFGAKIYTASQAMLYSAVLLSYSGIEAAGLIIGCILIAVSYIRAGRTEIDVYPSHAVLYNSITIVVAGVYLLTIGLLAKLVAQIGGDTGFPVKALLVLLGIVGLALVLMSDRVRQKMRHFVSRHLQRPLYDYRTVWKSFTETTISRVEENDLCNVVVRFTSDLFQVLSVTIWLVDRDRDVLVFGSSTSLQAEEGRRLAPQAGDTGPVLEAFRNRPEPVDIDSTNENWAVSLRSLTPGEFRKGGHRVCVPVIAGGDILGLISIGDRVSGVPWSVQDTDLLKCIADQTAACLRNIQLSHRLMQAREMEAFQTMSAFFVHDLKNTASTLSLMLKNLPVHFHDPAFREDALRGIGNTVTHINSLIERLTMLRQQLAIHPAPCEVNAIVTQTLQGFSTDTSGVRVVTDLGSVQPALLDREQIHKVILNLLLNAREALAAGGEIRVETRQQNGWAVIAVTDNGCGMSEEFMQRSLFRPFQTTKKRGIGIGMFQSRMIVEAHKGRMEVQSSEGRGTTFRVLLPSNAQ; from the coding sequence ATGACTAGCACCGCGACGGTATCCCTGGCGAGCGCTCTGGTGAGCGGGTTGCTCGCTTTGGCGGTCATTGTTCGCGGGCGGCGCTCTCCGGCGAACTGGCTCTTTTGCGGCGGGATGGTTGGATTGGCCTGTGACAGCCTGTTTTTTGGATTGAGCCACCGGTCGGCCGCGCCCGATGAAATCCTCTTCTGGCACAAACTTTCCTTTGCTTCCAAGGCCATTCTGCCCGGGCTTTGGCTCGGCTTCAGCCTCACGTATTCCCGTGGAAACTATCGCGATTTTCTGACGCGATGGCGTTTGCCCTTGATGCTGGCGTTCTTTCTTCCTGTCGTGCTGGTAACCGCATTCTGGGACGATCTCATCCGCGAACTGAAGCTGACGGAGGATGGGCGGCCGTATTGGCTCGGTTGCGGGCTTTCGGGAAACGCGTTGCACGTCGTGCTTCTCGTTTCCCTGGTCGTTGTCTTGATGAACCTCGAAAAGACGTTCCGCACTGCTGTCGGCACGCTGAGGTGGCGTATCAAATTCGTGGTTCTCGGCCTGTGCGTGATCTTCGGCGCAAAGATCTATACTGCGAGCCAGGCGATGCTCTATTCGGCGGTTTTGCTTTCGTATTCGGGAATTGAGGCGGCAGGTTTGATTATCGGCTGCATCCTGATCGCGGTTTCCTATATTCGCGCGGGGCGCACAGAGATCGACGTCTACCCTTCGCATGCGGTTCTTTACAACTCGATCACGATAGTCGTTGCAGGCGTTTATTTGCTGACAATCGGTTTGCTGGCAAAACTCGTCGCACAGATCGGTGGCGATACCGGTTTTCCCGTCAAGGCGCTGCTTGTGTTGCTGGGAATCGTCGGGCTTGCCCTGGTTCTCATGTCTGACAGGGTGCGTCAGAAAATGCGGCATTTCGTAAGCCGCCATCTGCAACGTCCGCTTTACGATTACCGCACCGTCTGGAAAAGCTTCACCGAGACGACCATTTCACGCGTGGAGGAAAATGACCTGTGTAATGTGGTCGTGCGGTTCACGTCGGATCTTTTCCAGGTGCTTTCAGTGACGATCTGGCTGGTGGACCGCGATCGTGATGTGCTGGTTTTTGGATCGTCCACTTCCCTGCAGGCCGAAGAGGGGCGTCGCCTGGCGCCGCAGGCCGGAGACACGGGTCCAGTGCTGGAAGCTTTTAGGAATCGGCCCGAGCCGGTGGACATCGATTCGACCAACGAAAATTGGGCGGTCAGCTTGCGCAGCCTTACGCCAGGAGAATTCCGGAAGGGAGGGCATCGGGTTTGCGTTCCTGTGATTGCGGGGGGAGACATCCTGGGCCTGATCAGCATTGGAGATCGCGTGAGCGGGGTTCCGTGGTCGGTGCAGGACACGGATCTTTTGAAGTGCATTGCAGACCAGACAGCGGCGTGCTTGCGTAACATCCAGCTGTCGCATCGGCTGATGCAGGCGCGCGAAATGGAGGCATTTCAAACGATGTCAGCCTTTTTCGTCCATGACCTGAAGAATACGGCGTCGACGTTGTCCCTCATGTTAAAGAATCTTCCTGTTCATTTTCATGATCCTGCGTTTCGGGAAGACGCGCTTCGCGGCATTGGCAACACTGTCACCCATATCAACAGCCTGATCGAGCGCCTGACCATGCTGCGCCAGCAGCTGGCAATTCATCCCGCCCCGTGCGAGGTGAACGCGATTGTCACCCAGACGCTGCAGGGATTTTCCACCGATACGAGCGGTGTCCGCGTCGTCACTGACCTTGGATCCGTTCAGCCTGCGCTTCTGGATCGGGAGCAGATCCACAAGGTGATTCTCAATCTGCTGTTAAACGCGAGGGAGGCTTTGGCGGCAGGCGGGGAGATTCGCGTGGAAACACGCCAGCAAAATGGTTGGGCCGTGATCGCGGTGACCGATAATGGGTGCGGAATGAGTGAGGAATTCATGCAGCGCTCACTGTTCCGGCCGTTTCAAACAACGAAGAAGCGGGGGATTGGAATCGGGATGTTTCAAAGCAGGATGATTGTCGAGGCCCACAAGGGCCGCATGGAAGTTCAAAGCTCGGAAGGCAGGGGAACCACGTTTCGTGTGCTCCTGCCCAGCAACGCACAATGA
- a CDS encoding ATP-binding protein, translated as MRALNLRNELFSLVACLPVFNAFAQSDAPLLTRVSELSAAVAHGPTNALAISLSGTVLWADTSNTRFVLHDSSGARELELEHEYPLHSGQAIRLQGQTTVLRTRSGFRFGTAGPIINNDGVHAVVEKSGTVFLRSGMQPIRLEWFNGVEGADLRLEWAGPGFAREPLPYDVLHHAIDPTNAIGSNTHGVRYQCFEGNWESLPDFASLPAIASGVADGFDISIRTRHEHAAITFSGFLHAAQEGVYTFWLRSDDGSRLRVGGPTVTLTPIGEATFPIPIQIIPGQPVSEDCIWARSTGTVVFAAEQGTGMIFELQAGTGQMRVNVADANGLSPAALLNRRVEVTGVCQQTHSADEQVLAGAMLVSNGRSIRIVSPTQTGAKFAAVSREGELPILTTAAEVHRLKRDEAQRGYPVHLRGVVTSVLPEHQAFTLQDASRGIYVVDFSDSRPFAPELNEFLEVEGVTDPSLFAPVVNARRVRTLGSALTPEPVRPNWDQLINGSLDAQFVEMQGIVTEVKSNGISMRTQGGIVHVDLRLASDDTNHLSSCENALIRLRGCLFASWDYVTHQVRPGEVRIYAATITVDAAAPEDLFSIPSKTAPELRLFDPQASAFQRVKVGGQILYARGNEAYISNGGYGIRLISRSPVAHAAGDLVEAVGFPDVSGAAPLLHEAFIRKIGTAPLAAPTTLRSDNVLHAQLDATLVRLEGTLVDVRKTPEEWLLEMQSGIRTFLARIASQAKLPSLDPGSRLALTGVYVAQRGTRAGEPAISSFELLVMDANAIAILARPPWWTLERLLIIVGALLAGLAATMLWITQLHRKVEQRTVQLGAEIQERQRVEHQREMEQERSRIARDLHDELGSGITEIGMLAARSRSATAPEERRAAYLEQMSARARELVTALDEIVWAMNPKHDSLVSLISYFSLYADRFLGLAGISWRLDDGGSPGDQVVSSGVRHQLFLAFKEALNNVVRHADASEVTIAIRIVAGRLELRIADNGHGIPAEGRADGMDGVANMSHRMQRMGGSFRMASTSPAGTVLEFSLPTL; from the coding sequence GTGCGCGCGCTGAATCTCCGGAACGAGTTGTTCAGCCTCGTGGCGTGTTTGCCGGTCTTCAACGCATTCGCGCAGAGCGATGCTCCTCTGTTGACCCGCGTCTCTGAGCTGTCCGCCGCGGTTGCCCACGGACCCACAAACGCTCTTGCTATATCCCTGTCGGGAACCGTGCTTTGGGCTGATACGTCAAACACCCGTTTTGTGCTCCACGATTCCAGCGGTGCGCGCGAACTGGAATTGGAACACGAATACCCGCTGCACTCCGGGCAAGCGATTCGGCTTCAGGGCCAAACTACCGTGTTGCGAACGCGATCCGGTTTTCGGTTCGGCACCGCCGGCCCGATCATCAACAATGACGGAGTTCACGCCGTTGTCGAAAAATCCGGCACGGTGTTCCTGCGATCGGGAATGCAGCCTATCCGCCTTGAATGGTTCAATGGGGTTGAAGGCGCTGACCTTCGGCTGGAATGGGCGGGACCGGGATTCGCTCGCGAGCCGCTTCCGTACGACGTTCTACACCATGCAATCGATCCGACGAATGCGATTGGCAGCAACACCCATGGCGTTCGCTACCAATGCTTCGAAGGCAACTGGGAATCGTTGCCTGATTTCGCTTCACTTCCCGCAATCGCTTCGGGCGTCGCGGACGGATTCGACATTAGTATCCGCACCCGCCACGAACATGCCGCAATCACGTTTTCTGGCTTTCTCCACGCGGCACAGGAGGGCGTCTACACGTTCTGGCTGCGATCCGACGATGGAAGCCGCCTTCGCGTCGGCGGTCCGACGGTGACGCTCACCCCAATCGGCGAAGCGACGTTTCCCATTCCCATCCAAATTATTCCGGGTCAGCCGGTTTCCGAGGACTGTATATGGGCGCGGTCCACGGGGACCGTGGTTTTCGCGGCCGAACAGGGCACGGGCATGATCTTCGAATTGCAAGCGGGCACGGGACAAATGCGGGTGAACGTTGCCGATGCCAACGGACTTTCACCCGCAGCATTATTAAACCGCCGCGTCGAGGTGACAGGAGTCTGCCAACAAACGCACTCCGCGGACGAACAGGTTCTCGCGGGTGCCATGCTGGTTTCAAACGGACGATCCATTCGCATTGTTTCTCCAACGCAAACCGGCGCGAAGTTCGCAGCTGTGTCTCGCGAAGGGGAGTTACCCATTCTCACCACGGCTGCTGAAGTGCATCGCCTGAAACGCGATGAGGCCCAGCGGGGCTATCCCGTTCACCTGCGCGGCGTTGTAACATCCGTGTTGCCCGAACATCAGGCTTTCACATTGCAAGACGCGTCACGCGGTATTTACGTCGTCGACTTCTCCGACAGCCGGCCGTTCGCACCCGAGCTTAACGAATTCCTGGAGGTGGAAGGCGTTACGGACCCCAGCCTGTTCGCCCCGGTCGTGAACGCCCGACGCGTCCGAACGCTTGGCAGCGCGCTGACGCCGGAACCCGTGCGGCCTAATTGGGATCAACTAATAAACGGCAGTCTGGACGCTCAGTTCGTCGAAATGCAGGGAATCGTGACGGAGGTGAAATCCAATGGCATTTCAATGAGAACCCAGGGCGGAATCGTGCATGTGGATCTGCGTCTCGCGAGCGATGACACCAACCATCTCAGCTCCTGCGAGAACGCACTCATCCGCCTTCGCGGCTGCCTGTTCGCATCGTGGGATTATGTCACGCATCAGGTGCGGCCAGGCGAGGTTCGGATTTACGCTGCAACCATAACCGTCGACGCTGCCGCGCCTGAGGACCTCTTTTCGATTCCCTCCAAAACTGCGCCCGAGCTTCGCCTCTTTGACCCTCAAGCCAGCGCGTTCCAGCGGGTCAAGGTCGGAGGACAAATCCTCTACGCCCGCGGCAACGAGGCGTACATCTCCAACGGAGGTTACGGAATCCGGCTCATCAGCCGATCGCCCGTAGCACATGCAGCGGGCGATCTTGTCGAGGCCGTTGGATTTCCCGATGTATCAGGTGCGGCGCCCCTGCTCCATGAGGCGTTCATCCGCAAGATCGGCACGGCGCCACTTGCCGCGCCGACGACCTTGCGTTCCGACAACGTCCTGCACGCCCAGCTTGATGCGACTCTCGTTCGACTTGAGGGAACTCTCGTGGATGTTCGAAAAACGCCTGAGGAGTGGCTGCTCGAAATGCAAAGTGGGATCCGCACTTTCCTCGCCCGAATCGCCAGCCAGGCAAAGTTGCCGTCGCTGGATCCAGGAAGCCGGCTGGCGCTGACAGGCGTGTACGTGGCACAGCGCGGAACCCGGGCGGGTGAACCGGCGATCTCGTCTTTTGAACTCCTGGTGATGGATGCCAATGCCATTGCCATCCTGGCGCGCCCTCCCTGGTGGACTTTGGAACGCTTGCTGATCATTGTTGGCGCGCTGCTGGCAGGACTGGCGGCAACGATGCTGTGGATCACTCAATTGCATCGCAAAGTCGAACAGCGCACCGTGCAGTTGGGCGCAGAAATCCAGGAGCGGCAGCGTGTCGAACATCAGCGCGAGATGGAACAGGAACGTTCACGCATCGCGCGCGACCTGCACGACGAACTGGGCTCCGGGATCACCGAAATCGGAATGCTCGCCGCCCGTTCACGCTCTGCGACGGCGCCTGAGGAACGCCGCGCAGCATACCTGGAACAGATGAGCGCGCGCGCACGGGAACTGGTCACGGCATTGGATGAAATCGTATGGGCGATGAATCCGAAGCATGATTCCCTCGTTTCGTTGATCAGCTACTTCTCGCTCTACGCCGATCGTTTTTTGGGGCTCGCGGGGATTTCGTGGCGCCTTGATGATGGCGGCAGTCCAGGCGATCAGGTGGTCAGCTCCGGCGTGCGCCATCAATTGTTTCTTGCGTTCAAGGAAGCATTGAACAACGTGGTCCGCCACGCGGATGCATCTGAGGTGACAATCGCCATTCGGATCGTTGCTGGACGGCTGGAACTCCGAATCGCGGACAATGGCCACGGCATTCCCGCTGAGGGTCGCGCGGACGGAATGGACGGGGTGGCGAACATGAGCCATCGCATGCAGCGAATGGGTGGCTCATTCAGGATGGCGAGCACCAGTCCCGCAGGCACGGTGCTTGAATTCTCGCTGCCGACACTATGA